A genomic segment from Bradyrhizobium sp. CB1015 encodes:
- a CDS encoding HlyD family secretion protein, with product MSEMPRTETFQQATEITRDYAKAPPAIPPRNRVRRAALVLALLAGTATMAYYGHDYWTNGRYLESTDDAYVKADSTIVAPKVSGYIAKVLVGDNEKVRAGQLLAKIDDRDFKAALDQARADVAAAEASVRNIDAQLELQQPIIAQSTADVAAADANLKFAQEERARYDDLMKSGSGTIQRAQQTDAALRASSAQLQHAKSGLVAAQRKVDVLTTQRAQAAAQLERARAVAQQATLNLSYTEITAPVDGTVGARSLRVGQYVQAGTQLMAVVPLDAVYVVANFKETQLTHVRPGQPVELHVDSFRNTTLRGHVDSLSPASGLEFALLPPDNATGNFTKIVQRVPVKIVLDDHSLTGLLRPGMSAVPTVDTKQAVLAERDSAKRLADNAPHPNGG from the coding sequence ATGTCCGAAATGCCCCGCACCGAGACCTTCCAGCAAGCAACTGAAATCACGCGCGATTACGCCAAGGCGCCGCCCGCTATCCCGCCCCGGAATAGGGTCCGGCGCGCGGCCTTGGTGCTCGCGCTCCTCGCAGGCACGGCAACCATGGCCTACTACGGACACGATTACTGGACCAACGGCCGCTACCTCGAATCCACCGACGACGCCTATGTGAAGGCGGACTCCACGATCGTCGCGCCGAAGGTCTCCGGCTACATCGCCAAGGTGCTGGTCGGCGACAATGAGAAGGTTCGGGCGGGCCAGCTGCTGGCGAAGATCGACGACCGCGATTTCAAGGCGGCACTCGACCAGGCCCGCGCCGATGTCGCTGCTGCGGAGGCGTCGGTCCGCAACATCGATGCCCAGCTCGAACTGCAGCAACCGATCATCGCGCAGAGCACGGCTGATGTCGCGGCTGCGGACGCCAATTTGAAATTCGCGCAGGAGGAGCGCGCCCGCTACGACGACCTCATGAAGTCGGGCTCCGGCACGATCCAGCGCGCGCAGCAGACCGATGCGGCGCTGCGCGCCAGCAGCGCGCAATTGCAGCATGCCAAGTCCGGCCTTGTCGCCGCGCAGCGCAAGGTCGACGTGCTCACCACCCAGCGCGCCCAGGCCGCCGCCCAGCTCGAACGCGCCCGCGCGGTCGCGCAGCAGGCAACGCTGAACCTGTCCTATACCGAAATCACAGCTCCCGTGGACGGCACGGTCGGCGCCCGCAGCTTGCGCGTGGGCCAATACGTGCAAGCCGGCACGCAATTGATGGCGGTGGTGCCGCTCGACGCCGTCTATGTCGTTGCCAACTTCAAGGAGACCCAGCTCACGCATGTCCGGCCGGGCCAGCCGGTCGAGCTGCACGTCGACAGCTTCCGCAACACCACCCTGCGCGGCCATGTCGACAGCCTGTCGCCGGCGAGCGGGCTCGAATTCGCGCTGTTGCCGCCCGACAACGCCACCGGCAACTTCACCAAGATCGTGCAGCGCGTTCCGGTGAAGATCGTGCTCGACGATCACAGCCTCACCGGCCTGCTGCGGCCGGGCATGTCCGCGGTGCCGACCGTCGACACCAAACAGGCGGTGCTGGCCGAGCGCGACAGCGCAAAGCGTCTGGCCGACAACGCACCCCACCCAAACGGAGGCTAA
- a CDS encoding GAF domain-containing protein — MSTTLARTFAALSAINEAILYARSPEELYQKVCDAGFSSGDFLAVAVFLVEPDGRRLCFAAGCGDDTARLRSIVITTVAGTPEGSGVGGEAFRDQKLCVSNDYLNDPRSLAWREGAAQAHIGAAAALPLLCNGKSVGVLYVTRSEANSLNEQMVSLFERMSANISYALDNFARETARQTSERATRRLNRMFGAISATNEAILRAKTEQELYQLVCDASVHSGKSLATIVLLREPDSHWMKPVAATGQNLDLVTQARYSVDPDNPYGQGISGEVFRTQKAVVEDDLASRTRGTPWEQANVNTGVAACVVAPLIRHGESVGVLLFFISRSWAKDEEIVALLLRMAENVSFAIENFGREAEKARIAAEEECLARMYAALSATNEAILRARSRAELFDLVCEATATGAKFTSATVALVDDRTELLRVVACYGPNADQVRNFTFSTSDQVPEGRGLTGTAFRTRQAAVSNDVLADDRIAPWHASARRNGIASSAALPLFNGDRVEGVFLFNSPERGTFTPELVELLRKLQANVAFALESFDRADEKARADKQRNRLSGMFEALSATNEAIMRAKTREELFEAACQAAVLGDLFASATIGLIDEAGELVRVVAVKGRLQERMAGRTCVISADHPQGQGIIGTSVRTGRPSVMNDYLNEPRSAYWRAKAIKDGTRAAASFPLLRAGREPVGILLFLAPEENTFTPDLVELLGRLAENVSFALDNFERAEEKARTEAQKERLTRMFAALSATNEAIMRAKSRAELFDLVCLAASSGAKFTSTTIALARPGTDQLEIVAAAGPSAGTTRNVRLSIDPERPEGRGMSGTAFRTRQPCISNDYLNDDRVRVFHPIVRGDGARSGAAFPLIAHDEAVGVMIYMSTEPATFTPEFAELLQRLADNVSFAMENFDRTDEKNKADERIEYLASHDSLTDLPNRETFNGLLREAIDAAQHHGHRFAVLFIDLDRFKVINDSLGHEAGDLLLLEVANRLRGALRASDVVARLGGDEFVVILDQCGEIDDVQRIATELLAALAEPMELAGHECHTTASIGIAMYPRNGSDAQTLTKNADMAMYLAKEDGKNGYRFFSNEVKTQSIERLSLESALRRALEREQFSLNYQPKVEMATGQITGVEALLRWTHPDLGNVSPAQFIPLAEETGLIVPIGRWVLKEACAQAMAWQRRGLLPLSMAVNLSPRQFADEHLLQDVDEALAASGMSPVLLQLEVTESMMMRNVGRALKVLDSIQSRGIRLAIDDFGTGYSSMSLMKHFPIDTIKIDRSFVRDLPQDSEDQAIAQAIISMGKALGMTVVAEGVENAEQEAFLRAHGCDEMQGFLISKPLPARQMGELLRPMVLPVAPPLQPEAADEDAASGLKRAVV; from the coding sequence GTGTCGACGACACTCGCGCGCACCTTTGCGGCGTTGAGCGCCATCAATGAAGCGATTCTTTACGCGAGATCGCCGGAGGAGCTGTACCAGAAGGTCTGCGATGCCGGGTTTTCGAGCGGGGACTTTCTGGCCGTTGCCGTATTCCTGGTCGAGCCGGACGGCCGAAGGTTGTGCTTTGCGGCCGGCTGTGGCGATGATACTGCGCGACTGCGCTCGATCGTGATCACGACGGTAGCCGGAACGCCCGAGGGATCCGGCGTCGGCGGTGAGGCGTTTCGCGATCAGAAGCTGTGCGTCAGCAACGATTATCTGAACGATCCGCGCTCGCTGGCCTGGCGCGAGGGCGCCGCCCAGGCCCACATCGGTGCGGCGGCGGCGCTGCCGCTGCTCTGCAACGGCAAGAGCGTCGGCGTCTTGTACGTGACGCGGAGCGAGGCCAACTCGCTGAACGAGCAGATGGTGTCGCTGTTCGAGCGCATGTCGGCGAACATTTCCTACGCGCTGGACAATTTCGCGCGCGAGACCGCGCGGCAGACCAGCGAGCGGGCGACACGGCGGCTCAACCGCATGTTCGGCGCCATCAGCGCCACCAACGAAGCCATCCTGCGCGCCAAGACCGAGCAGGAGCTGTACCAATTGGTGTGCGACGCCTCGGTCCACAGCGGCAAGTCGCTGGCGACCATCGTGCTGCTTCGCGAGCCGGACTCGCACTGGATGAAGCCCGTCGCCGCCACCGGGCAGAACCTCGATCTCGTCACCCAGGCGCGCTATTCGGTCGATCCGGACAATCCCTACGGCCAGGGCATCTCGGGCGAGGTGTTCCGGACGCAGAAAGCCGTCGTCGAGGACGATCTCGCCAGCCGCACCAGGGGTACGCCGTGGGAGCAGGCCAACGTTAACACCGGCGTCGCCGCCTGCGTCGTCGCGCCGTTGATCAGGCACGGCGAGAGCGTCGGCGTGCTGCTGTTCTTCATCAGCCGGTCCTGGGCCAAGGACGAAGAGATCGTCGCGCTGCTGCTGCGCATGGCCGAGAACGTCTCGTTCGCGATCGAGAATTTCGGCCGCGAGGCCGAGAAAGCCCGGATCGCCGCCGAAGAAGAGTGCTTGGCGCGCATGTATGCGGCGCTCAGCGCCACCAACGAGGCGATCCTGCGGGCACGGTCGCGGGCTGAGCTGTTCGACCTCGTCTGCGAGGCGACCGCAACGGGAGCAAAGTTCACCTCGGCCACCGTCGCGCTGGTCGACGACCGGACCGAGCTGCTGCGCGTCGTCGCCTGCTACGGGCCGAATGCGGATCAGGTTCGCAACTTCACGTTCTCCACCTCCGACCAGGTGCCCGAAGGGCGCGGCTTGACCGGCACCGCGTTTCGCACGCGCCAGGCCGCCGTCAGCAACGACGTGCTCGCCGACGACCGTATCGCGCCCTGGCACGCCAGCGCCCGCCGCAACGGCATCGCATCCTCCGCGGCATTGCCGCTGTTTAACGGCGACCGGGTAGAGGGCGTCTTTCTGTTCAACTCCCCGGAGCGCGGCACCTTCACGCCGGAGCTGGTCGAGTTGCTGCGCAAGCTTCAGGCCAACGTCGCCTTCGCGCTCGAAAGTTTCGACCGCGCCGACGAGAAGGCGCGGGCGGACAAGCAGCGCAATCGTCTGAGCGGAATGTTCGAGGCGCTGAGCGCGACCAACGAAGCAATCATGCGCGCCAAGACGCGCGAGGAGTTGTTCGAGGCGGCGTGCCAGGCGGCCGTGCTCGGCGACCTGTTCGCCTCGGCGACGATCGGCCTCATCGATGAGGCAGGCGAGCTGGTCCGCGTCGTTGCCGTCAAGGGACGCCTGCAGGAGCGCATGGCCGGACGTACCTGCGTCATTTCCGCCGACCATCCTCAGGGCCAGGGCATCATCGGCACCTCGGTGCGGACGGGCCGGCCCAGTGTCATGAACGATTACCTGAACGAGCCGCGGTCCGCATATTGGCGCGCGAAGGCCATCAAGGATGGAACGCGGGCCGCGGCGAGCTTCCCGCTTCTGAGAGCGGGACGGGAACCGGTCGGCATTCTGCTCTTCCTCGCACCGGAAGAGAATACGTTCACGCCCGATCTGGTCGAGCTGCTGGGGCGCCTCGCGGAGAACGTCTCCTTCGCACTCGACAATTTCGAGCGCGCCGAGGAGAAGGCCCGCACCGAGGCGCAGAAGGAGCGCCTGACGCGCATGTTCGCGGCCTTGAGCGCGACCAACGAGGCGATCATGCGCGCGAAGTCGCGTGCCGAGCTGTTCGACCTCGTCTGCCTTGCGGCATCGAGCGGCGCCAAGTTCACCTCGACCACGATTGCGCTGGCCAGGCCCGGTACGGACCAGCTCGAGATCGTCGCCGCCGCAGGTCCGTCCGCCGGCACCACGCGCAACGTCCGTCTCTCGATCGATCCCGAGCGGCCGGAGGGACGCGGCATGAGCGGCACGGCGTTCCGCACGCGCCAGCCCTGCATCAGCAACGACTATCTCAACGACGACCGCGTCCGTGTCTTCCACCCCATCGTGCGCGGGGACGGCGCGCGGTCGGGCGCCGCGTTTCCGCTGATCGCGCACGATGAGGCCGTCGGCGTCATGATCTACATGTCGACCGAGCCGGCGACCTTCACGCCCGAATTCGCCGAGCTATTGCAACGTCTTGCCGACAACGTCTCCTTCGCGATGGAGAATTTCGATCGCACCGACGAGAAGAACAAGGCCGACGAGCGCATCGAATACCTCGCCTCGCACGACAGCCTGACCGACCTGCCGAACCGCGAGACCTTCAACGGGCTCTTGCGCGAGGCGATCGATGCGGCGCAGCACCATGGTCACCGCTTTGCGGTGCTGTTCATCGACCTCGACCGCTTCAAGGTCATCAACGATTCGCTCGGCCACGAGGCCGGCGATCTGCTCCTGCTCGAAGTCGCCAACCGCTTGCGCGGCGCATTGCGAGCGAGCGACGTGGTCGCGCGCCTCGGCGGCGACGAGTTCGTGGTGATCCTCGACCAGTGCGGCGAGATCGACGACGTCCAGCGCATCGCGACCGAATTGCTCGCTGCGCTTGCCGAGCCCATGGAGCTCGCCGGCCACGAGTGCCATACCACGGCCTCGATCGGCATCGCGATGTATCCCCGCAACGGCTCCGATGCGCAGACGCTGACCAAGAACGCCGACATGGCGATGTACCTCGCCAAGGAGGACGGCAAGAACGGCTACCGCTTCTTCTCCAACGAGGTGAAGACGCAGTCGATCGAGCGGCTGTCGCTCGAGAGCGCGCTGCGCCGCGCGCTGGAACGCGAGCAGTTCTCGCTCAACTACCAGCCCAAGGTGGAGATGGCGACCGGTCAGATCACGGGCGTCGAGGCGCTGCTGCGCTGGACGCATCCCGATCTCGGCAACGTCTCGCCCGCACAGTTCATTCCGCTTGCGGAGGAAACCGGGCTGATCGTGCCGATCGGCCGCTGGGTGCTGAAAGAGGCCTGCGCGCAGGCCATGGCCTGGCAGCGCCGCGGCCTGCTGCCGCTGTCGATGGCAGTCAACCTGTCGCCGCGGCAGTTTGCCGACGAGCATCTGTTGCAGGACGTCGACGAGGCGCTGGCGGCCTCCGGCATGTCGCCGGTGCTGCTCCAGCTCGAGGTCACCGAGAGCATGATGATGCGCAATGTCGGCCGCGCGCTCAAGGTGCTCGACTCCATCCAGAGCCGCGGTATCCGTCTCGCCATCGACGATTTCGGCACCGGCTATTCGTCCATGTCGCTGATGAAGCACTTTCCGATCGACACCATCAAGATCGACCGCTCCTTCGTGCGCGACCTGCCGCAGGATTCGGAGGATCAGGCCATCGCGCAGGCGATCATCAGCATGGGCAAGGCGCTCGGCATGACCGTCGTCGCCGAAGGCGTCGAGAACGCCGAGCAGGAAGCGTTCCTGCGCGCCCATGGCTGCGACGAGATGCAGGGCTTCCTCATCTCCAAGCCGCTGCCGGCGCGACAGATGGGCGAGCTGCTGCGGCCCATGGTGCTGCCCGTCGCGCCGCCGCTCCAGCCGGAAGCGGCCGACGAAGACGCAGCCTCAGGGCTGAAACGCGCTGTCGTCTGA
- a CDS encoding Lrp/AsnC family transcriptional regulator — translation MIEEHDTRILAHLQRDGRATNQQLADQVGMSTSACWRRVRALEESGVIQGYAALVAREQAGFAMSAILHVSLERHDAKFVDEFVARVTKRREVLECFATTGDADYHLRVVVQDMAAYNRFLDEFMFRIPGIRYVRSNVVLKEIKTSVALPF, via the coding sequence ATGATCGAAGAGCACGACACCCGCATTCTCGCCCATCTCCAGCGAGATGGCCGCGCCACCAACCAGCAACTCGCCGACCAGGTCGGCATGTCCACCTCCGCCTGCTGGCGGCGGGTGCGGGCGCTGGAGGAGAGCGGCGTCATCCAGGGCTATGCGGCGCTGGTCGCGCGCGAGCAGGCGGGCTTTGCGATGTCCGCCATCCTCCACGTCTCGCTGGAGCGGCACGACGCGAAGTTCGTCGACGAATTCGTGGCGAGGGTCACCAAGCGCCGCGAGGTGCTGGAGTGTTTTGCGACCACCGGGGACGCCGATTACCATTTGCGCGTCGTCGTCCAGGACATGGCGGCCTACAACCGCTTCCTCGACGAGTTCATGTTCCGCATCCCCGGCATCCGCTACGTCCGCAGCAACGTGGTGCTGAAGGAGATCAAGACCAGCGTGGCACTGCCGTTTTGA
- a CDS encoding LysR family transcriptional regulator, with amino-acid sequence MDRLTSLEVFSRVVETGGFSAAARKLNMSTTMVSNHVQALEDRLGVRLLHRTTRKVNLTEIGKAYYDRCIQILADIAQADDIASELQSVPRGTLRIHVATHMVPFVAPIAAKLLSTYPELKIDLRMGEAEVDLIEEGYDVALRMTQPPDSSLIVRSLATWRHVLCCSHDYIEKYGRVQKLGELAGHNCGRHLNYPFGDEWRFLDRKGTPASVRVSGSFVTNSGEALRKVALEGAAICLMAGFLIQDDLEAGRLVRLLPEYRTVELSMNAVYPHRHHLSAKVRTFIDLLVHHSAEQQKLINPYS; translated from the coding sequence ATGGATCGATTGACCAGCCTCGAAGTGTTCAGCCGGGTGGTCGAGACCGGCGGCTTCTCCGCAGCAGCCCGCAAGCTCAACATGTCGACCACCATGGTGAGCAATCACGTGCAGGCATTGGAAGACCGGCTCGGGGTGCGGCTGCTTCACCGCACCACGCGCAAGGTCAATCTGACCGAGATCGGCAAGGCCTATTACGACCGCTGCATCCAGATTCTCGCCGACATCGCTCAGGCCGACGACATCGCGAGCGAGTTGCAGTCGGTACCTCGCGGCACGCTGCGCATTCATGTCGCCACGCACATGGTGCCGTTCGTCGCGCCGATTGCGGCGAAACTGCTCTCGACCTATCCGGAGCTCAAGATCGATCTGCGCATGGGCGAGGCCGAGGTCGACCTCATCGAGGAAGGCTATGACGTTGCCCTGCGCATGACACAGCCGCCGGATTCGAGCCTGATCGTGCGCAGCCTTGCGACCTGGCGTCACGTGCTGTGCTGCTCCCACGACTACATCGAGAAGTACGGCCGGGTGCAGAAGCTCGGCGAGCTCGCCGGGCACAATTGTGGTCGGCACTTGAACTATCCGTTCGGCGACGAATGGCGGTTCCTCGATCGAAAGGGCACGCCGGCTTCGGTGCGCGTCTCCGGCAGCTTCGTCACCAACAGCGGGGAAGCGCTGCGGAAGGTCGCGCTGGAGGGCGCCGCCATCTGCCTGATGGCGGGGTTCCTCATTCAGGACGATCTCGAAGCCGGCCGCCTCGTGCGCCTGTTGCCGGAATATCGGACCGTCGAGCTCTCCATGAACGCGGTCTATCCGCATCGTCATCATCTGTCGGCGAAGGTGAGGACCTTCATCGACCTGCTCGTGCACCACAGCGCCGAGCAGCAGAAGCTGATCAACCCGTATTCATGA
- a CDS encoding indolepyruvate ferredoxin oxidoreductase family protein, with translation MDAISSLDTYELSDRYEREEGRVFLTGTQAIVRIALDQARRDRAAGLNTAGFVSGYRGSPLGGIDLELWRIQERLKQDRIEFLPAVNEDLAATAVLGSQQVETQGDREVDGVFGLWYGKGPGVDRSGDALKHGNAYGSSPHGGVLVVAGDDHGCVSSSMPHQSDVAFMSWFMPMLHPADVGEYLAFGEYGYALSRFSGMWVGFKAISEIVESGASVALRPPRMFRTPDFTPPPGGLHYRWPDLPGPQIEERLEAKKHAVYAFAKVNPIDRHIYDIPSATYGIVTTGKAHLDLMEALRLMGLDEAACRRIGIDVYKVGMVWPLALHDAMEFVKGKREILVVEEKRGIIESQFKEYFYDYPGSKPERMVGKHDETGARLISWIGELSPRALANVLARRLDPMFPGLNLAARAAALMPEAARTINVSGATRTPYFCSGCPHNTSTKVPEGSKALAGIGCHFMASWMDRETSSLIQMGGEGVNWAASSRFTGHKHVFQNLGEGTYYHSGSMAIRQAIAAKANITYKILFNDAVAMTGGQPVDGPVSVHAIAHSVRAEGVERIALVSDDPAQFRPADLPSGVTIHPREEMDAVQRELREVSGVSVLIYQQTCATEKRRRRKRGQMADPKRFAYINDLVCEGCGDCSVESNCLSVEPKETPFGRKRQINLSACNKDFSCLNGFCPSFVTVEGATRRKKSASRIDAAGRAATLPLPATATLDRPHDLLVTGVGGTGVITVGALIGMAAHLERRGVSVLDFTGFAQKFGPVLSYIRLAASPEALHQVRIDQGAADALIGCDLVVSSSPKASGTYRRGTRAAVNTAEMPTGDVVRFRDADLAAPARLRAIGQVIGEHNLDTINANALAERLLGDAVYANIIMLGFAWQRGLVPVSLQALLRAIELNGVAVERNKQAFAWGRIAAADADFLPKAEDAPKVETLDAIIARRIEFLTAYQNEAYAARYRAMVTRVRNAEASLNSEALTEAVARALFKLMAYKDEYEVARLHMRSGFLDELKREFEDGFSIQYHLAPPFLKSRRDARGRPRKRAFGQWIQVPLTMLARLKGLRGTPFDPFGYTAERRAERELIAWYEGLIERMLGELDAACLADVIAVAKAPMNIRGFGPVKEAAIAQVKTEVESRLGRPAMARAA, from the coding sequence ATGGACGCCATTTCCTCACTCGACACGTACGAGCTCTCCGATCGCTATGAGCGCGAGGAGGGCCGCGTCTTCCTCACGGGCACGCAGGCCATCGTCCGCATCGCGCTCGACCAGGCGCGACGGGACCGAGCGGCCGGGCTCAACACCGCCGGCTTCGTCTCCGGCTATCGCGGCTCGCCGCTCGGCGGCATCGATCTCGAGCTTTGGCGCATCCAGGAGCGGCTCAAGCAGGACCGCATCGAATTCCTCCCCGCCGTGAACGAGGACCTCGCGGCGACAGCTGTGCTCGGCTCGCAGCAGGTCGAGACGCAAGGCGACCGCGAGGTCGATGGCGTCTTCGGGCTCTGGTACGGCAAGGGCCCGGGCGTCGATCGTTCCGGCGACGCGCTCAAGCACGGCAACGCCTATGGCTCCTCGCCGCATGGCGGCGTGCTGGTGGTCGCCGGCGACGATCACGGCTGTGTCTCCTCCTCGATGCCGCACCAGTCCGACGTCGCCTTCATGAGCTGGTTCATGCCGATGCTGCATCCGGCCGACGTCGGCGAATATCTGGCGTTCGGCGAATATGGCTACGCACTGAGCCGCTTCTCAGGCATGTGGGTCGGCTTCAAGGCGATCTCCGAGATCGTGGAATCAGGCGCATCCGTCGCGCTGCGCCCGCCGCGCATGTTCCGCACGCCCGACTTCACGCCGCCGCCGGGCGGCCTGCACTATCGCTGGCCCGATTTGCCGGGCCCGCAGATCGAGGAGCGGCTGGAGGCGAAGAAGCACGCGGTCTACGCCTTCGCCAAGGTCAATCCGATCGACCGCCACATCTACGATATCCCCAGCGCGACTTACGGCATCGTCACGACCGGCAAGGCTCATCTCGATTTGATGGAAGCGTTGCGGCTGATGGGCCTCGATGAAGCGGCCTGCCGCCGCATCGGCATCGACGTCTACAAGGTCGGCATGGTCTGGCCGCTGGCGCTGCATGATGCGATGGAGTTCGTGAAGGGCAAGCGCGAGATCCTGGTGGTCGAGGAGAAGCGCGGCATCATCGAGAGCCAGTTCAAGGAATACTTTTACGACTATCCCGGCAGCAAGCCCGAGCGCATGGTCGGCAAGCACGACGAAACCGGCGCAAGGCTGATCTCCTGGATCGGCGAATTGTCCCCCCGCGCTCTCGCGAACGTGCTGGCGCGCCGGCTCGATCCGATGTTTCCGGGTCTCAATCTCGCCGCGCGCGCGGCCGCCCTGATGCCGGAAGCCGCGCGCACGATCAATGTCAGCGGCGCGACGCGCACGCCCTATTTCTGCTCGGGATGTCCGCACAACACCTCGACCAAAGTGCCCGAAGGATCGAAGGCGCTGGCCGGCATCGGCTGTCACTTCATGGCGAGCTGGATGGACCGCGAGACCTCCTCGCTGATCCAGATGGGCGGCGAGGGCGTGAACTGGGCTGCTTCATCACGCTTCACCGGGCACAAGCACGTGTTCCAGAATCTCGGCGAAGGCACCTACTACCATTCCGGCTCGATGGCGATCCGTCAGGCGATCGCCGCCAAGGCCAACATCACCTACAAGATCCTGTTCAACGACGCGGTAGCCATGACCGGCGGCCAGCCGGTCGACGGGCCCGTCAGCGTCCATGCCATCGCCCACAGCGTCCGCGCCGAAGGTGTGGAGCGCATCGCCCTGGTGTCGGACGATCCCGCGCAGTTCAGGCCGGCCGACCTGCCATCCGGCGTGACCATCCATCCGCGTGAGGAGATGGATGCCGTGCAGCGCGAGCTGCGCGAGGTTTCCGGCGTCTCGGTCCTGATCTATCAGCAGACCTGCGCCACGGAGAAGCGGCGCCGGCGCAAGCGCGGGCAGATGGCCGATCCCAAGCGGTTCGCCTACATCAACGATCTCGTCTGCGAAGGCTGCGGCGACTGCTCGGTCGAATCCAACTGCCTGAGCGTCGAGCCGAAGGAGACGCCGTTCGGCCGCAAGCGGCAGATCAATCTGTCGGCCTGCAACAAGGATTTTTCCTGTCTCAACGGCTTCTGCCCGAGCTTTGTCACGGTCGAAGGCGCGACGCGGCGGAAGAAGAGCGCGAGCCGGATCGATGCGGCCGGCCGCGCCGCAACGCTTCCCCTGCCCGCGACCGCAACGCTCGACCGGCCCCACGACCTCTTGGTGACCGGCGTCGGCGGCACCGGCGTGATCACCGTCGGCGCGCTGATCGGCATGGCGGCGCATCTGGAACGCCGCGGCGTTTCGGTGCTCGACTTCACCGGCTTTGCGCAGAAATTCGGGCCCGTGCTGAGCTACATTCGCCTGGCCGCGAGCCCCGAGGCGCTGCACCAGGTCCGCATCGACCAGGGCGCGGCCGATGCGCTGATCGGCTGCGATCTCGTCGTCAGCTCCTCGCCGAAGGCCTCAGGCACCTATCGCCGCGGCACCCGTGCCGCGGTCAACACCGCGGAAATGCCGACCGGCGACGTGGTCCGCTTCCGCGACGCCGATCTCGCTGCGCCGGCCCGGCTGCGCGCAATCGGTCAGGTCATCGGCGAGCACAATCTCGACACGATCAATGCCAATGCGCTGGCCGAGCGCCTGCTCGGCGATGCCGTCTACGCCAATATCATCATGCTGGGCTTTGCCTGGCAGCGCGGTCTCGTCCCCGTTTCGCTGCAGGCTTTGTTGCGCGCGATCGAGCTCAACGGCGTCGCGGTCGAACGCAACAAGCAGGCCTTTGCCTGGGGCCGGATCGCCGCGGCCGATGCGGATTTTCTGCCGAAGGCGGAGGATGCACCAAAGGTTGAGACGCTCGATGCGATCATTGCGCGGCGCATCGAGTTCCTCACGGCCTATCAGAACGAAGCCTACGCGGCACGTTACCGGGCAATGGTCACAAGAGTCCGCAATGCCGAAGCGAGCCTGAACAGCGAGGCACTGACCGAGGCGGTCGCGCGCGCGCTGTTCAAGCTGATGGCCTACAAGGACGAATACGAGGTGGCGCGGCTGCACATGCGAAGCGGCTTTCTCGACGAATTGAAGCGCGAATTCGAGGACGGCTTCAGCATCCAGTACCACCTCGCCCCGCCGTTCCTGAAGTCGCGGCGCGATGCACGGGGACGTCCGCGCAAGCGCGCCTTCGGCCAGTGGATCCAGGTGCCCCTGACCATGCTCGCGCGCTTGAAAGGACTGCGCGGAACGCCGTTCGATCCGTTCGGCTACACCGCGGAACGGCGCGCCGAGCGTGAACTGATCGCCTGGTATGAAGGCCTGATCGAGCGGATGCTGGGCGAGCTCGACGCGGCGTGCCTTGCAGATGTCATTGCCGTAGCCAAGGCCCCCATGAACATCCGCGGCTTTGGGCCGGTGAAAGAGGCTGCGATCGCGCAGGTCAAGACCGAGGTCGAATCGCGGCTCGGCCGGCCGGCAATGGCGCGAGCGGCCTGA